In the genome of Vicia villosa cultivar HV-30 ecotype Madison, WI linkage group LG7, Vvil1.0, whole genome shotgun sequence, one region contains:
- the LOC131615718 gene encoding uncharacterized protein LOC131615718 — protein MSKYGLNLRPAKPKKQLLRPSIALPFGFNEDDDNNVEREIAIQASKTKSLKDVEEQQKKALEEDPTIFDYDGVYDKMKEKVSRPLLQDREERKPKYIQNLIQKAKEREQYREIVYEKKIAKERSKDDHLFADKDKYITEAYRKKLAEREQQMELERLRELQEEREDVTKKKDFLVDFYTNLDKNVAYGAKDALRRKHDNRAENRVPETTEEMNPDASSQHQHGNTDEEHSLAKETSPAESSGKKIEDQGETSHLSNKSASPLDMKPNLAASSEEKSTVEEPSASQPNPEHHKRSQDAVAAAKERFLARKRAKQQ, from the exons ATGAGCAAGTATGGCTTGAATCTCAGGCCAGCAAAGCCTAAAAAACAGCTTCTAAGGCCTTCAATTGCCCTTCCTTTTGGCTTTAATGAAGACGATGATAATAATGTTGAGAGAGAAATCGCTATCCAAGCTAGCAAGACTAAAAGTCTCAAGGAT GTCGAGGAGCAGCAAAAGAAAGCCTTGGAAGAAGATCCAACCATATTTGACTATGATGGTGTCTATGACAAAATGAAAGAGAAAGTTTCCCGTCCATTGTTACAAGATCGTGAAGAGCGAAAG CCAAAGTATATTCAAAACCTGATTCAGAAAGCAAAAGAGCGAGAGCAGTATCGTGAGATTGTATATGAGAAGAAGATTGCCAAAGAGAGAAGCAAAGACGATCATCTCTTTGCTGACAAAGACAAATATATCACAGAAGCATATAGAAAGAAGCTTGCTGAACGAGAGCAACAGATGGAACTGGAACGTCTAAGGGAACTTCAAGAGGAGAGAGAGGAT GTTACAAAGAAAAAGGATTTTTTGGTTGATTTTTATACAAACCTTGATAAAAATGTTGCTTATGGTGCAAAAGATGCCCTAAGGAGAAAACACGACAATCGAGCTGAGAATAGAGTTCCAGAGACAACAGAGGAAATGAACCCTGATGCATCAAGTCAGCACCAGCATGGTAATACAGATGAGGAACATTCATTGGCTAAGGAAACTTCACCGGCAGAGTCTTCAGGGAAAAAGATTGAGGACCAGGGCGAAACCTCCCATCTTTCTAATAAAAGTGCCAGTCCCTTGGATATGAAGCCAAATCTTGCAGCTTCTTCAGAAGAAAAAAGTACTGTTGAAGAGCCGTCAGCTTCACAACCAAATCCGGAGCATCACAAAAGAAGTCAAGATGCCGTGGCTGCGGCAAAAGAACGTTTTCTGGCTCGTAAACGAGCAAAGCAACAATGA
- the LOC131615717 gene encoding 2-alkenal reductase (NADP(+)-dependent)-like, with amino-acid sequence MAQVEEHVSNKQILASRYITGYPKQTDMYSKNSTITLQLPSDAASESVLVKNLVLSCDPYMRGSKRTDRNSLFSSLSPDSPVVGYGVCKVLDSKHPDFKKGDLVWGITKWEEYSIITKTDSFIKIEHTDVPLSYYTGLLGMPGMTAYAGFYEVGFPKKGDYVFISSAFGAVGQLVGQLAKLLGCYVVGSAGSKYKVDILKNKFGFDEAFNYKEEQDLDATLKKYFPNGIDIYFDNVGGDMLEAALVNMRRLGRIVVAGMISQYELDEPQGIKNLVNIVFKQIKVDAFTVYDYYHLYPKFLDTILPYIREGKITYVEDIANGIESGPAALEAMFTGKSSGKQVILLANE; translated from the exons ATGGCACAAGTGGAAGAACATGTGAGCAACAAACAGATTCTAGCTTCACGTTACATAACTGGCTACCCAAAACAAACAGACATGTATTCGAAAAACTCTACAATTACTTTACAACTTCCTTCAGATGCTGCTTCAGAATCTGTGTTGGTTAAAAATCTTGTTTTGTCTTGTGATCCTTACATGAGAGGAAGTAAAAGAACAGACAGAAATAGCCTCTTTTCTTCGCTCTCTCCTGATTCA CCAGTTGTTGGATATGGAGTATGCAAAGTGTTGGATTCTAAACATCCAGATTTCAAAAAAGGAGACTTGGTTTGGGGAATCACCAAATGGGAAGAATATAGCATCATAACAAAAACTGATAGTTTTATCAAAATTGAGCATACTGATGTACCTCTTTCATATTATACAGGATTGCTTG GTATGCCTGGTATGACTGCTTATGCAGGTTTCTATGAAGTTGGTTTCCCTAAGAAAGGAGACTATGTGTTTATCTCTTCAGCATTTGGTGCTGTTGGTCAACTTGTTGGTCAATTAGCAAAATTGTTGGGATGTTATGTTGTTGGAAGTGCTGGAAGTAAATATAAG GTTGACATTTTGAAGAACAAGTTTGGGTTTGATGAGGCTTTTAATTACAAGGAGGAACAAGACCTAGATGCAACATTGAAAAA GTACTTTCCTAATGGGATTGACATATATTTTGACAATGTTGGTGGAGACATGCTTGAAGCAGCACTAGTTAACATGAGACGGCTGGGTCGAATTGTGGTGGCCGGAATGATCTCGCAGTATGAACTTGATGAACCTCAGGGCATTAAAAACTTGGTCAACATTGTATTTAAGCAGATCAAAGTAGATGCATTCACAGTATATGATTACTATCATTTATATCCAAAGTTTTTggacacaattttgccttatatTAGGGAAGGGAAGATAACATATGTGGAGGATATAGCTAATGGCATTGAGAGTGGACCAGCTGCATTAGAAGCAATGTTCACtggcaagagtagtggcaaacaAGTGATTTTACTTGCTAATGAATAA